A window from Mycolicibacterium tokaiense encodes these proteins:
- a CDS encoding sugar phosphate isomerase/epimerase family protein codes for MSEFSRLSLNTMTTKTLTLRQAVQACAAAGLPAIGVWRDRVAEAGLDAADKLIRDHGLRVSSLCRGGFLTGVADGAAALDDNRRAIDEAATLGAPELVMVVGGVVDRDLPGARARVADRLAELVPYAAARDVRLALEPLHPMFCADRAVISTLRQALDLAAPYPAATVGVVVDTFHVWWDPDLAEQVAEAGAQGRISSYQVCDWLVPMAADPLLSRGMMGDGVIDFGAVTALVDAAGYRGDIEVEIFNEAVWATDGAMVINTMKQRYRDLVLPALS; via the coding sequence GTGAGCGAGTTCTCGCGGTTGTCGTTGAACACGATGACGACCAAGACCCTCACCCTGCGGCAGGCGGTGCAGGCCTGTGCCGCCGCGGGGCTGCCTGCCATCGGGGTCTGGCGCGACCGGGTCGCCGAAGCCGGTCTGGACGCGGCCGACAAGCTGATCCGCGATCATGGGCTGCGCGTCTCCTCGTTGTGTCGAGGGGGCTTCCTGACCGGCGTTGCGGATGGCGCGGCCGCGCTGGACGACAACCGGCGCGCCATCGACGAGGCCGCCACTCTGGGAGCTCCGGAGCTGGTGATGGTGGTCGGCGGCGTCGTGGACCGCGATCTGCCCGGCGCCCGTGCCCGGGTGGCCGACCGGCTGGCCGAGCTGGTGCCGTATGCGGCCGCCCGCGACGTGCGGCTGGCGCTGGAACCCCTGCACCCGATGTTCTGCGCCGATCGGGCGGTGATCTCCACCCTGCGCCAGGCGCTGGACCTGGCGGCACCGTATCCCGCCGCCACCGTCGGCGTCGTCGTGGACACCTTCCACGTGTGGTGGGATCCCGACCTGGCCGAACAGGTTGCCGAAGCGGGCGCCCAAGGCCGCATCAGCTCCTATCAGGTGTGCGACTGGCTGGTTCCGATGGCCGCCGACCCGCTGTTGTCGCGCGGGATGATGGGCGACGGGGTGATCGATTTCGGTGCTGTGACCGCCCTGGTGGACGCCGCGGGCTACCGCGGGGACATCGAGGTCGAAATCTTCAACGAGGCGGTGTGGGCCACCGACGGCGCCATGGTGATCAACACGATGAAGCAGCGCTACCGCGACCTGGTGTTGCCCGCGTTGTCCTAG
- a CDS encoding Gfo/Idh/MocA family protein yields the protein MTSASGASRRTLRIAMNGVTGRMGYRQHLLRSILPLRDTGLTLEDGTRVDVEPILVGRNADKIAELAAEHGVEQWTTDLTAVIADPTIDVYFDAQVTSRRVEALSAAIKAGKHVYTEKPTAETLTEAIELARMAENAGVVAGVVHDKLYLPGLVKLRRLVDEGFFGRILSLRGEFGYWVFEGDGQPAQRPSWNYRAEDGGGIAVDMFCHWNYVLEGLLGAVESVTARAVTHIPTRWDESGAPYAATADDAAYGIFEIAGGIIAQINSSWAVRVYRDELVEFQIDGTHGSAVAGLRKCVAQQRAHTPKPVWNPDLPVTEKFRDQWLEVPANADLDNGFKLQWEEFLRDVVAGRPHRFGLLSAARGVQLAELGLRSSAEGRRLEVPEIVL from the coding sequence ATGACTTCAGCATCCGGTGCGTCCCGGAGAACTCTGCGGATCGCGATGAACGGGGTGACCGGGCGGATGGGATACCGCCAGCACCTGCTCCGCTCGATCCTGCCGCTGCGTGACACCGGTCTGACCCTCGAGGACGGGACCCGCGTCGACGTCGAGCCGATCCTGGTGGGCCGCAACGCCGACAAGATCGCCGAGCTGGCCGCCGAGCACGGCGTCGAACAGTGGACCACCGACCTGACCGCGGTGATCGCCGACCCGACCATCGACGTCTACTTCGATGCCCAGGTGACCTCGCGCCGGGTGGAGGCGCTCTCGGCGGCCATCAAGGCCGGAAAGCATGTCTACACCGAGAAGCCCACTGCCGAAACACTCACTGAGGCAATCGAACTGGCGCGCATGGCAGAGAACGCCGGGGTGGTGGCCGGCGTGGTGCACGACAAGTTGTATCTGCCCGGTCTGGTCAAGCTGCGGCGGCTGGTCGACGAGGGGTTCTTCGGCCGCATCCTGTCGCTGCGTGGTGAATTCGGTTACTGGGTCTTCGAGGGCGATGGTCAGCCCGCGCAGCGGCCCAGCTGGAACTACCGCGCCGAAGACGGCGGCGGCATCGCCGTGGACATGTTCTGCCACTGGAACTACGTGCTCGAAGGACTCCTGGGTGCGGTCGAGTCGGTGACGGCGCGGGCAGTCACCCACATCCCGACCCGGTGGGACGAATCCGGCGCGCCGTATGCCGCCACCGCCGACGATGCCGCCTACGGCATCTTCGAGATCGCAGGCGGCATCATCGCCCAGATCAACTCGTCCTGGGCGGTCCGGGTCTACCGTGACGAGCTCGTCGAATTCCAGATCGACGGCACCCACGGCTCCGCGGTGGCCGGCCTGCGCAAATGTGTGGCCCAGCAACGGGCCCACACGCCGAAGCCGGTGTGGAACCCCGATCTGCCCGTCACCGAGAAGTTCCGTGACCAGTGGCTGGAGGTTCCGGCCAACGCGGACCTGGACAACGGGTTCAAACTCCAGTGGGAGGAGTTCCTGCGCGACGTGGTGGCGGGGCGGCCGCACCGGTTCGGGCTGCTCTCGGCCGCCCGCGGCGTGCAACTGGCCGAACTCGGGCTGCGCAGCTCAGCCGAAGGCCGTCGCCTCGAGGTGCCGGAGATCGTGCTGTGA
- a CDS encoding DUF1802 family protein encodes MTAALKEWSAAVHAMLDGRQRVLLRKGGIGEKRFEVAAPEFLLFPTVAHSHAERVRPEHHDLLEPARPDSTDTEVTLRAAARVAAAVAVNRVEGLADIGDLHIWTEASVQADRLDFRPKHRLTVLVVQVFPLIEPVRLPRLPEYRGCTSWVQVPSAPQLGAAVHDDAATADVIRRVSAAVA; translated from the coding sequence ATGACCGCCGCGCTCAAGGAGTGGTCGGCCGCTGTCCATGCGATGCTCGACGGTCGCCAGCGGGTGCTGCTCCGCAAGGGCGGCATCGGTGAGAAACGCTTCGAGGTGGCCGCACCGGAGTTCCTGTTGTTCCCCACCGTCGCGCACAGTCACGCCGAACGGGTCCGGCCCGAGCACCACGATCTGCTCGAACCCGCGCGTCCGGACAGCACCGACACCGAGGTGACCCTGCGGGCCGCAGCCCGCGTCGCGGCCGCCGTCGCCGTCAACCGCGTCGAAGGGCTTGCCGACATCGGCGACCTCCACATCTGGACCGAGGCCTCGGTCCAGGCGGACCGGCTGGACTTCCGTCCCAAGCACCGACTGACAGTTCTTGTGGTGCAGGTCTTTCCACTCATCGAACCGGTCCGGCTACCGCGGTTGCCCGAATACCGCGGGTGCACCAGCTGGGTGCAGGTTCCGTCGGCGCCGCAGTTGGGCGCAGCGGTACACGACGACGCCGCCACCGCGGACGTGATCCGGAGGGTGAGCGCCGCGGTGGCCTGA
- a CDS encoding dihydrodipicolinate synthase family protein, with protein MTATIALSLELPIDGELRRHTVGAPRAWTHPDAPITSRIAYAAAHVIPRPLADNTPGVPADLDWDTTMAYRHELWSYGLGVAEAMDTAQRGMGLDWAATRELIRRSGREAAGTGGRLACGAGTDQLNPADVPSGARGLSVITDAYREQIAVVRDAGARVIIMASRTLAAVATSPADYLRVYGDLLTDADQPVILHWLGDMFDPALRGYWGDADIDAATTTFRQLIGEHADKVDGVKVSLLDAAHEIALRRALPAGVRLYTGDDFNYPELILGDEQGYSDALLGIFAAIYPAASTALQHLDAGDPATARDILDSTQALGRHIFTAPTSFYKTGVAFLAWLNGHQPGFSMVGGLSSGRSVQHLVQAFVLADRAGLLTDPELAVARMRAFLTVNGVHT; from the coding sequence GTGACCGCCACCATCGCACTGTCCCTGGAGCTCCCGATCGACGGCGAACTGCGCCGACACACAGTCGGTGCGCCTCGGGCGTGGACACACCCCGACGCGCCGATCACCTCCCGGATCGCTTATGCCGCAGCACATGTCATCCCGCGTCCGCTGGCCGACAACACCCCCGGGGTGCCGGCCGACCTGGATTGGGACACCACCATGGCCTACCGCCACGAGTTGTGGTCCTACGGTCTGGGCGTGGCCGAGGCCATGGACACCGCCCAGCGCGGCATGGGACTGGACTGGGCCGCCACCCGGGAACTGATCCGGCGCTCCGGTCGGGAGGCCGCAGGCACCGGTGGCCGACTGGCTTGCGGCGCGGGCACCGATCAGCTGAACCCGGCCGACGTCCCCTCCGGGGCGCGGGGACTGTCGGTGATCACCGACGCGTACCGCGAACAGATCGCCGTGGTGCGCGACGCCGGTGCCCGGGTGATCATCATGGCCTCCCGGACGCTGGCCGCAGTCGCCACCTCACCCGCGGACTACCTGCGCGTGTACGGCGACCTGTTGACCGACGCGGACCAGCCGGTGATCCTGCACTGGCTGGGCGACATGTTCGATCCCGCGCTGCGCGGCTACTGGGGTGACGCTGACATCGACGCCGCTACAACCACTTTCCGACAACTGATCGGCGAACACGCCGACAAGGTGGACGGCGTCAAGGTCTCGCTGTTGGATGCCGCCCACGAGATAGCCCTGCGGCGGGCCCTGCCCGCCGGGGTCCGGCTCTACACCGGTGACGACTTCAACTACCCGGAGCTCATCCTCGGTGACGAGCAGGGGTACTCCGATGCGCTGCTGGGCATCTTCGCCGCGATCTACCCCGCGGCGTCGACGGCGCTGCAGCACCTGGATGCCGGCGATCCCGCCACCGCACGCGACATCCTGGATTCCACGCAGGCGCTGGGGCGTCACATCTTCACCGCGCCGACATCGTTCTACAAGACCGGTGTCGCGTTCCTGGCCTGGCTGAACGGGCACCAGCCAGGGTTCTCCATGGTCGGCGGGCTCAGCAGTGGGCGGTCGGTGCAGCATCTGGTCCAGGCGTTCGTGCTCGCCGACCGGGCCGGGCTGTTGACCGATCCCGAACTGGCCGTGGCGCGGATGCGCGCATTCCTCACCGTGAACGGAGTGCACACGTGA
- a CDS encoding enoyl-CoA hydratase → MSDVLLIDTEDRIRTLTLNRPQARNALSAQLRREFFAALADAEADDAVDVVIVTGADPVFCAGLDLKELGDTTELPDISPKWPAMAKPVIGAINGAAVTGGLELALYCDILIASEQARFADTHARVGLLPTWGLSVRLPQKVGVGLARRMSLTGDYLSAADALRAGLVTEVVPHDQLLGAARAVAASIVGNNQKAVRALLESYHRIDGAYTDGALWLEAEAARAWMRSTSGDDIATSRASVIERGRSQVR, encoded by the coding sequence ATGAGCGACGTGCTGCTGATCGACACCGAGGACCGCATTCGCACTCTGACACTGAACCGCCCGCAGGCGCGTAACGCGCTCTCGGCACAGTTGCGGCGCGAGTTCTTCGCCGCACTGGCCGACGCCGAGGCCGACGACGCCGTGGATGTCGTGATCGTGACCGGCGCCGACCCGGTGTTCTGCGCGGGGTTGGATCTCAAGGAACTCGGCGACACCACCGAGCTACCGGACATCTCGCCCAAGTGGCCTGCGATGGCCAAGCCCGTCATCGGTGCCATCAACGGCGCCGCCGTCACCGGCGGTCTGGAACTGGCCCTGTACTGCGACATCCTGATCGCCTCGGAGCAGGCGCGTTTCGCGGACACCCACGCCCGGGTGGGCCTGCTGCCGACCTGGGGCCTGAGCGTGCGGTTGCCGCAGAAGGTGGGCGTGGGGCTGGCCCGGCGGATGAGCCTGACCGGTGACTACCTGTCGGCGGCCGACGCACTGCGGGCAGGCCTGGTCACCGAGGTGGTGCCCCACGATCAGCTGCTGGGCGCGGCCCGCGCGGTGGCCGCGTCGATCGTCGGCAACAACCAGAAGGCGGTGCGTGCGCTGCTGGAGTCCTATCACCGCATCGACGGCGCATACACCGACGGCGCACTGTGGCTGGAGGCGGAAGCCGCCCGGGCCTGGATGCGCTCGACCTCCGGTGACGACATCGCCACCAGCCGCGCGTCCGTCATCGAACGCGGTCGCAGCCAGGTGCGGTAG
- a CDS encoding thiamine pyrophosphate-binding protein produces the protein MIIDYLASIGVRHVFGVGGANIEDLYDAAHHRADVTAVLAKHEFSAAAMADGYSRSGAGLGVVMATSGGGSLNLVAGLGESLASRIPVLALVGQPPSTGDGRGSFQDTSGLNGSLDAHALFSAVSLHCERVVDPADTLAALARAVSAARTGGPAVVLLPKDIQQTRAASGTPAPLPAVRSGSVDLPDLARDLGAASGAVTILAGAQVCRDDARAELEQLRLALGAQLATEPDAKDAAGTATLGVTGVMGHPSVPDAVRRSGLCLLVGAPLAATARAGLEDALAQVPTLSIGAQMPYVPADHTPAHDLRTALRGITSLLPQPVPAPAPRAAPRRLRTPAHRGPGIRYRQAMRALDEALPDGVDVVVDAGNTGAAAVHDLPVRRDGRFVLALGMGGMGYSFGAAVGHAFGRGRRTVVIAGDGSFFMHGSEIHTAREYGLPITFVLLNNNAHAMCVTREQLFFPDDYSYNRFRPSHLGAGLAAMFPGLPSVDVSEMDRLPAALAAALAVDGPAVVSIECSADEIPPFAPFII, from the coding sequence GTGATCATCGATTACCTCGCCTCGATCGGCGTCCGACACGTATTCGGTGTCGGCGGCGCGAACATCGAGGATCTCTACGACGCGGCACACCACCGCGCTGACGTCACCGCCGTCCTGGCCAAGCACGAGTTCTCCGCTGCGGCGATGGCCGACGGGTACAGCCGCTCCGGCGCCGGACTCGGCGTGGTGATGGCGACCTCGGGCGGGGGGTCGCTGAATCTGGTTGCCGGGCTCGGGGAGTCGCTGGCCAGCCGAATCCCCGTCCTGGCTCTGGTGGGTCAACCGCCCAGCACCGGGGACGGTCGCGGCAGCTTCCAGGACACCAGCGGACTCAACGGCTCGCTGGACGCGCATGCCCTCTTCTCGGCGGTCTCTCTGCACTGTGAACGCGTCGTCGACCCCGCCGATACATTGGCCGCTCTGGCACGTGCCGTCAGTGCGGCACGCACCGGTGGCCCCGCCGTTGTGCTCCTGCCCAAAGACATTCAGCAGACCCGCGCCGCATCCGGTACGCCGGCACCCCTGCCCGCGGTCCGATCGGGATCGGTTGACCTGCCTGATCTGGCCCGCGACCTCGGCGCGGCGTCCGGGGCCGTGACGATCCTCGCCGGCGCGCAGGTATGCCGCGACGACGCCCGGGCCGAGTTGGAACAGCTGCGCCTGGCACTGGGTGCACAGCTGGCCACGGAGCCCGACGCCAAGGACGCCGCGGGCACCGCGACGCTGGGCGTCACGGGTGTCATGGGGCATCCGTCGGTGCCCGACGCGGTGCGCCGCAGCGGGCTGTGCCTGCTGGTCGGGGCACCCCTGGCGGCCACAGCCCGCGCGGGGCTCGAGGACGCGCTGGCTCAGGTGCCCACCCTGTCGATCGGTGCTCAGATGCCGTATGTCCCGGCCGACCACACCCCCGCGCACGATTTGCGCACCGCATTGCGGGGGATCACATCGCTTCTGCCGCAGCCAGTTCCGGCCCCCGCCCCGCGCGCCGCGCCGCGCCGGCTTCGCACGCCCGCCCACCGGGGACCCGGGATCCGGTATCGGCAGGCGATGCGCGCATTGGACGAGGCGCTGCCCGACGGAGTGGACGTCGTGGTCGATGCGGGCAACACCGGCGCCGCGGCCGTCCACGACCTGCCGGTCCGCAGGGACGGGCGGTTCGTGCTGGCGCTCGGGATGGGCGGCATGGGATACAGCTTCGGAGCGGCGGTCGGTCACGCGTTCGGCCGGGGGCGGCGCACTGTGGTGATCGCCGGCGACGGGTCGTTCTTCATGCACGGCAGTGAGATCCACACCGCCCGCGAATACGGATTGCCGATCACCTTCGTCCTGCTGAACAACAACGCGCACGCCATGTGCGTCACCCGCGAGCAACTCTTCTTCCCGGATGACTACAGCTACAACCGGTTCCGGCCGAGTCATCTGGGCGCAGGCCTGGCAGCGATGTTCCCCGGGCTGCCCTCGGTCGACGTCTCCGAGATGGACCGGCTACCAGCTGCGCTCGCCGCGGCGCTGGCCGTGGACGGGCCAGCGGTGGTGAGCATCGAATGCTCCGCCGACGAGATCCCGCCGTTCGCCCCCTTCATCATCTGA
- a CDS encoding DUF2277 domain-containing protein, which produces MCRNITELRGLDPAATPEEIEAAARQYVRKVSGITRPNEATAEAFETAVNEVAATTARLLGALPPRRQPPKTVPPLRRPEVRARIADRIR; this is translated from the coding sequence ATGTGCCGGAACATCACCGAGCTCCGCGGGCTCGATCCCGCAGCCACGCCCGAAGAGATCGAGGCGGCGGCGCGCCAGTACGTCCGCAAGGTCAGCGGCATCACGCGCCCTAACGAGGCCACGGCCGAGGCCTTCGAGACCGCCGTGAACGAGGTCGCCGCCACCACCGCACGGCTGCTGGGTGCGCTGCCGCCGCGCCGTCAGCCTCCCAAGACCGTGCCGCCGCTGCGCCGCCCCGAGGTCAGGGCGCGCATCGCCGACCGCATCAGATGA